A genomic stretch from Oncorhynchus tshawytscha isolate Ot180627B linkage group LG07, Otsh_v2.0, whole genome shotgun sequence includes:
- the LOC112254305 gene encoding glutamate receptor U1-like, with product MRVLLGVILCTMVLLLPLRSCAAAMRPDLTITTIKQDPYTMSKGSQMEGYCMDLLSELAKKLDFKYNVHLVKDGSYGRQDETGAWNGMIGEVVRKEADLAIAPLTLTAAREKVVGMTKPFMQTGISILLRKDISEEAGIFDFLNAFSVETWVGILAAYLGTAISICVVARLSPCEWSQPQTEENSFTFSHSLWYTAGALTLQGAGPHPKALSGRIICCTWWLFGLVLLACYFSNLSTFQGSDSNQLMVKGFEDLANQQGIEYGTLSGSSTLAFFKNSNNPTYRRIYEHMERAKSFVSSMDEGVRRAKEGNFAFIGESVSLDLVAARHCELVRVHEVIGMRGYSIAGTLGSPMLKNLSVAILELSEAGELAYLRSKWWASSCMADAAKASPLQPHSLKGMFLVLALGLGLGVLLAVLELTTKSRSNAREQRKSYCTVLSDELSQRLRTTATNKKRSQETADKDKA from the exons ATGAGGGTGCTGTTGGGTGTCATCCTGTGCACCATGGTGCTTCTACTGCCCCTAAGGAGCTGTGCTGCGG CAATGCGACCAGACTTGACAATCACTACAATAAAG CAAGATCCATACACCATGTCCAAAGGCTCTCAGATGGAAGGTTACTGCATGGACCTGCTGTCTGAACTGGCCAAGAAACTGGACTTCAAGTACAACGTGCACCTGGTGAAAGATGGGTCCTATGGCAGGCAGGATGAGACTGGGGCCTGGAACGGGATGATCGGAGAGGTGGTGAGAAAG GAGGCAGACCTGGCGATTGCTCCTCTGACCCTCACTGCTGCCCGGGAGAAGGTTGTGGGGATGACCAAACCCTTCATGCAGACAGGCATCAGCATTCTCCTGAGGAAAGACATCTCAGAAGAGGCTGGCATCTTTGACTTCCTGAACGCCTTCTCAGTAGAGACCTGGGTGGGGATCCTCGCTGCGTACCTGGGCACTGCTATCTCCATCTGTGTAGTAGCCAG ACTCAGCCCATGTGAGTGGAGTCAACCCCAGACTGAGGAAAACAGCTTTACTTTCAGCCACAGTTTGTGGTACACTGCTGGAGCCCTCACTCTACAGG GTGCCGGTCCACACCCCAAAGCTTTATCAGGACGCATAATATGCTGCACCTGGTGGTTGTTTGGTCTGGTCCTCTTGGCCTGCTATTTCTCCAACCTCAGCACATTTCAGGGCTCAGACTCCAATCAACTGATGGTGAAAGGGTTTGAGGACTTGGCCAACCAGCAAGGGATTGAGTATGGGACCCTGTCTGGCTCCTCCACACTTGCCTTCTTCAAG AACTCTAATAACCCAACCTACCGCAGGATCTACGAGCACATGGAGAGAGCCAAGAGTTTTGTGTCATCAATGGATGAGGGTGTTCGCCGGGCAAAGGAGGGCAACTTTGCCTTCATTGGAGAGTCTGTGTCACTGGACTTGGTGGCGGCTCGTCACTGTGAGCTGGTCCGTGTCCATGAGGTCATCGGCATGAGAGGGTACAGCATCGCAGGCACCCTGG GCTCTCCCATGCTGAAGAACCTCAGTGTGGCCATCCTGGAGCTGAGTGAGGCAGGAGAGCTGGCTTACCTGCGCAGTAAGTGGTGGGCCAGCAGCTGCATGGCAGACGCAGCCAAGGCCTCCCCCTTGCAGCCCCACAGCCTGAAGGGCATGTTCCTGGTGCTTGCTCTGGGCCTGGGGCTAGGGGTGCTGCTGGCTGTCCTGGAGCTCACCACCAAGTCCCGGAGCAATGCCAGGGAGCAGAGG AAATCATATTGCACAGTGTTGTCTGATGAACTGAGTCAGCGTTTGAGGACCACCGCCACCAACAAGAAGAGGAGCCAGGAAACCGCAGACAAAGACAAAGCATGA
- the LOC112255241 gene encoding 1-phosphatidylinositol 4,5-bisphosphate phosphodiesterase eta-1-like produces MSGTGINVNSAMAPLSPGLNVNLSPGLNPINTPPMTAPSPRSPRLSLTTTPPMAAIFPRLSLTSTPVMATSSTVKSGSPSFASLSPGLFSPCLSSLSAERRTSSPFSRSSSRSPTPSIMTSPKLWQKTSISRLAEEFFWIGGSVVAQPKWRMGQYVERCMCTMQTGTQMTKLKGKKKGLVRFFYLDEHKSCIRWRPSRKHDKAKITIDSIHEVCEGKKSEIFQRYADSCFDPNCCFSIYHGDHVESLDLVSTNGDEARTWITGLKYLMAGISDEDSLAKRQRKRDQWLQQTFSEADKNGDGNLSLGEVLQLLHKLNVNLPRQKVREMFKKADTDDNQGSLAFEEFCTFYKMMSTRRGLYLIMLSYSNNKEFMDLNDLVRFMENEQKMAGVTREYCLEIVSQFEPCSQNLQNMVLGIDGFTNYMRSPAGDIFKPDHHRVHQDMTQPLCNYFIASSHNTYLTGDQLLSESRVDMYAYVLQAGCRCVEVDCWDGPDGEPIVHHGYTLTSKILFKDVIETVNKYAFTKNQYPVILSIENHCTVPQQKKMAEYLLEVLQDKVDLSTVNMNEFRKLPSPELLKGKVLVKGKKLPANIDGDAEEGDVSDEDSEEEEDEDDTQINTDGNAAGTADESKPKKRRSIMGSFRRKVSLFSLVQLPPSLPPYPAFASPRFPIMFMQMNFTLPLHHSLHHANDSYLTSTNANHKLPSPPPFANTSVRKKKKKKKLMLNLDHADQENPIMRDKTQIVYHNKKGKTMRLSRALSDLVKYTKSVRVHDIETQAYMTSWQVSSLNESIVNQIMALKPAQLVRLNQRQLLRVYPSNYRVDSSNFNPQPFWNAGCHMVALNYQTEGRMLELNRAKFSTNGNCGYLLKPRCMNKGFFNPTLEDPLPGQSKTQLVLKIISGQQLPKPKDSMLGDRGEIIDPFVEVEIIGLPIDCCKQQTRVVDDNGFNPMWEESLVFTLHMTQIALVRFQVWDHDPIGQNFIGQRTIAFVSMMPGYRHVYLEGMEEASIFVHVAVNDITGKVKPSNAVKGFLKKATKKGSAKEPKAVSMHLSTYSSEDVRQRYRKDLDSYSQESSGNGSMLLTPAVIDYLHRGTQSEPLKRAHTVQILEEEIQGASLKEEKKEGKRKGILVRMSSTFSNSGASIPCITATSPDLEDVFQSSQPQSPESESQTQSFQAAWPDLEDQVQSFHAHWPGQDNSGRSFEPDPPEIEDTAGEPLTKLNSKPALQTVSKHLNQPQPQLHPQPQSLPQAQPQSHPEVILRNRHPPSSPVRVRRTLETPASQRPSNTSQTKVRSRSVPRKQHTSPITPVVNRRAAVHWQPQTPSPPPQNHCRYGHQPIPNGLYLSDSDSSSGGSIDSLRLELLPSRVPVSGQREVGTLQREMNALFDQKMKEIRCKSPLFFYVALNYQTEGRMLELNRAKFSTNGNCGYLLKPRCMNKGFFNPTLEDPLPGQSKTQLVLKIISGQQLPKPKDSMLGDRGEIIDPFVEVEIIGLPIDCCKQQTRVVDDNGFNPMWEESLVFTLHMTQIALVRFQVWDHDPIGQNFIGQRTIAFVSMMPGYRHVYLEGMEEASIFVHVAVNDITGKVKPSNAVKGFLKKATKKGSAKEPKAVSMHLSTYSSEDVRQRYRKDLDSYSQESSGNGSMLLTPAVIDYLHRGTQSEPLKRAHTVQILEEEIQGASLKEEKKEGKRKGILVRMSSTFSNSGASIPCITATSPDLEDVFQSSQPQSPESESQTQSFQAAWPDLEDQTDPGDPSQPTPSNTSQTKVRSRSVPRKQHTSPITPVVNRRAAVHWQPQTPSPPPQNHCRYGHQPIPNGLYLSDSDSSSGGSIDSLRLELLPSRVPVSGQREVGTLQREMNALFDQKMKEIRCKSPLFFYDYSTL; encoded by the exons ATGAGTGGTACAGGAATTAACGTCAACTCAGCCATGGCACCGCTATCTCCAGGACTGAACGTCAACTTATCTCCAGGACTAAACCCCATCAACACCCCACCGATGACAGCTCCATCTCCAAGATCTCCAAGGCTGAGTCTCACCACCACCCCACCGATGGCAGCGATATTTCCAAGACTGAGCCTCACCTCTACTCCAGTGATGGCTACCTCGTCTACAGTGAAGAGTGGCTCTCCATCCTTTGCTTCCTTGTCTCCTGGACtgttctccccctgtctgtcctctctgagCGCAGAGAGAAGGACCTCCTCCCCCTTCAGCAGGTCCTCTAGCAGGTCTCCCACCCCGTCCATCATGACGTCCCCAAAGCTGTGGCAGAAAACCTCCATCTCCAGACTGGCAGAGGAGTTCTTCTGGATTGGTGGAAGCGTCGTAGCACAGCCCAAATGGAGAATGGGTCAATATG TGGAGAGGTGTATGTGCACCATGCAGACTGGCACCCAGATGACCAAACTGAAAGGGAAGAAGAAGGGCCTGGTCAGGTTCTTCTACCTGGATGAACACAAGTCCTGCATCCGCTGGAGGCCCTCCAGGAAGCACGATAAAGCTAAAA TAACCATTGACTCCATCCACGAGGTGTGTGAGGGCAAGAAGTCTGAGATCTTCCAGCGCTACGCAGACAGTTGCTTCGACCCCAACTGCTGCTTCAGTATTTACCATGGCGACCACGTGGAGTCTCTTGACCTGGTCTCCACTAACGGAGACGAGGCCCGTACCTGGATTACTGGCCTGAAATACCTCATGGCTGGCATCAGTGACGAGGACAGTCTGGCAAAGAGACAACGCAAAAGGGACCA ATGGTTACAGCAGACCTTCTCAGAGGCAGACAAAAACGGGGACGGCAATTTGAGCCTGGGAGAGGTTCTTCAGTTACTCCACAAACTCAACGTGAACCTGCCCAGGCAGAAAGTCAGGGAGATGTTTAAG AAAGCAGACACAGATGACAACCAGGGTTCGTTAGCTTTTGAAGAATTCTGTACCTTCTATAAGATGATGTCTACACGCAGAGGCCTCTATCTCATCATGCTCTCCTACAGTAATAACAAAGAGTTCATGGACCTAAATGACCTGGTCCGTTTCATGGAAAATGAACAGAAG ATGGCGGGTGTAACCAGAGAATATTGTCTGGAGATAGTGAGCCAGTTTGAGCCATGTTCTCAAAACCTACAGAATATGGTTCTGGGCATCGATG GTTTCACCAATTACATGCGAAGTCCAGCAGGAGACATCTTTAAACCAGACCACCATCGTGTGCACCAGGACATGACTCAGCCCCTGTGTAACTACTTCATAGCCTCGTCCCACAACACCTACCTGACAGGGGACCAGCTTCTGTCTGAGTCCAGGGTAGACATGTACGCCTATGTGCTCCAGGCTGGCTGTCGCTGTGTGGAAG tggACTGCTGGGATGGACCAGACGGGGAGCCTATCGTCCATCATGGCTACACCCTGACATCCAAGATCCTCTTCAAAGACGTCATTGAAACCGTTAACAAATATGCCTTCACAAAGAATCA GTACCCGGTGATCCTATCCATAGAGAACCATTGCACAGTGCCCCAGCAGAAGAAGATGGCTGAGTATCTGTTGGAGGTGCTCCAGGATAAGGTGGACCTTTCTACGGTCAACATGAATGAATTCAGAAAGTTGCCCTCCCCAGAGCTCCTGAAAGGGAAAGTTCTAGTCAAG GGAAAGAAGCTTCCAGCGAACATTGATGGTGATGCAGAGGAGGGGGATGTGTCGGATGAagacagtgaggaagaggaggatgaagatgacACCCAGATAAACACAGAT GGGAACGCTGCTGGCACTGCAGATGAATCCAAACCCAAGAAACGCAGGTCTATTATGGGCAGCTTCAGACGCAAGGTCAGCCTATTCTCTCTCGtacaactccctccctcccttcctccttacCCGGCCTTCGCTTCACCGCGCTTTCCAATCATGTTTATGCAAATGAACTTCACTCTTCCTCTTCACCATTCCCTCCACCATGCAAATGACTCTTACCTCACCAGCACAAATGCAAATCACAAACTCCCTTCACCACCCCCCTTTGCCAACACTAGCGTG aggaaaaagaagaagaaaaagaagctaATGCTCAATTTAGACCATGCAGACCAAGAGAACCCCATCATGAGAGACAAAACACAAATTGTGTACCACAACAA GAAAGGGAAGACGATGAGGTTATCCCGAGCCCTGTCTGACCTCGTCAAGTACACCAAGTCTGTCCGGGTCCATGACATTGAAACACAAG CTTATATGACCAGTTGGCAAGTGTCTTCCCTCAATGAAAGCATTGTGAACCAGATCATGGCTCTGAAGCCAGCTCAGTTGGTGCGATTAAACCAGAGACAGCTACTGCGTGTTTACCCCTCCAACTACCGTGTGGACTCTAGCAACTTCAACCCACAGCCCTTTTGGAACGCAGGATGCCATATGG TTGCACTGAATTACCAGACAGAGGGCCGCATGCTTGAACTGAACAGAGCCAAGTTCTCAACCAATGGCAACTGTGGATACTTACTGAAGCCCAGGTGCATGAACAAAG GTTTCTTTAACCCTACGCTGGAGGACCCTCTGCCAGGACAGAGTAAGACTCAATTGGTACTGAAGATTATCAGTGGGCAGCAGCTTCCAAAACCCAAAGACTCGATgctgggggatagaggggag attATTGATCCTTTTGTAGAGGTGGAGATCATCGGTCTGCCTATTGATTGCTGTAAGCAGCAGACAAGGGTGGTGGATGACAATG GCTTCAATCCCATGTGGGAGGAGAGCTTGGTCTTCACCCTCCACATGACCCAGATTGCACTGGTGCGTTTCCAGGTGTGGGACCATGATCCAATAGGACAAAACTTCATTGGGCAGAGGACCATAGCATTCGTCAGCATGATGCCAG GTTATCGCCATGTCTATCTCGAGGGCATGGAGGAGGCCTCCATCTTTGTTCATGTGGCTGTAAATGACATCACAGGAAAG GTTAAGCCAAGTAATGCTGTGAAGGGTTTTTTGAAAAAAGCTACGAAGAAAGGGTCGGCCAAGGAGCCAAAGGCGGTCTCCATGCACCTCTCCACTTACTCATCAGAGGACGTCCGTCAGCGCTACCGCAAGGACCTGGACTCCTACTCCCAGGAGAGCAGCGGGAACGGCAGCATGTTACTGACGCCTGCGGTCATAGACTACCTCCATAGAGGGACTCAGAGTGAACCACTGAAGCGAGCTCACACGGTGCAAATCCTGGAGGAGGAAATCCAGGGTGCTTCTCTGAAGGAGGAGAAAAAGGAGGGGAAAAGGAAGGGCATCCTTGTCCGCATGTCCTCCACCTTCTCCAACTCTGGGGCGTCCATCCCGTGCATCACAGCAACAAGCCCAGATCTGGAGGACGTGTTTCAGTCGTCTCAGCCACAGAGTCCAGAATCAGAGAGCCAAACGCAGTCGTTTCAGGCAGCCTGGCCAGATCTGGAAGACCAGGTTCAATCTTTCCATGCACACTGGCCGGGCCAGGACAACTCGGGTCGGTCATTTGAGCCAGACCCACCTGAGATTGAGGACACAGCAGGAGAACCACTGACAAAGCTTAACAGTAAGCCTGCACTCCAAACTGTATCAAAACATCTGaatcagccccaaccccagctccATCCGCAGCCCCAGTCCCTACCCCAGGCCCAGCCCCAGTCTCATCCTGAGGTCATTCTCCGGAACCGACACCCACCATCCTCCCCTGTCAGAGTTAGACGGACCCTGGAGACCCCAGCCAGCCAACGCCCCTccaacacatcacagacaaaggTCCGCTCTCGCAGTGTTCCACGAAAGCAGCATACCTCCCCCATCACCCCGGTAGTTAACCGCAGGGCTGCTGTGCACTGGCAGCctcagactccttcccctccccccCAGAACCATTGCCGCTATGGCCACCAGCCTATACCCAACGGCCTCTACCTTTCTGACAGTGACTCCAGCAGTGGTGGCAGTATAGACAGTCTACGTCTGGAGCTCCTGCCCTCGCGCGTGCCAGTCAGTGGGCAGAGGGAAGTGGGcaccctgcagagagagatgaatgCCCTCTTTGACCAAAAGATGAAGGAGATTCGCTGTAAATCGCCACTCTTTTTTTACG TTGCACTGAATTACCAGACAGAGGGCCGCATGCTTGAACTGAACAGAGCCAAGTTCTCAACCAATGGCAACTGTGGATACTTACTGAAGCCCAGGTGCATGAACAAAG GTTTCTTTAACCCTACGCTGGAGGACCCTCTGCCAGGACAGAGTAAGACTCAATTGGTACTGAAGATTATCAGTGGGCAGCAGCTTCCAAAACCCAAAGACTCGATgctgggggatagaggggag attATTGATCCTTTTGTAGAGGTGGAGATCATCGGTCTGCCTATTGATTGCTGTAAGCAGCAGACAAGGGTGGTGGATGACAACG GCTTCAATCCCATGTGGGAGGAGAGCTTGGTCTTCACCCTCCACATGACCCAGATTGCACTGGTGCGTTTCCAGGTGTGGGACCATGATCCAATAGGACAAAACTTCATTGGGCAGAGGACCATAGCATTCGTCAGCATGATGCCAG GTTATCGCCATGTCTATCTCGAGGGCATGGAGGAGGCCTCCATCTTTGTTCATGTGGCTGTAAATGACATCACAGGAAAG GTTAAGCCAAGTAATGCTGTGAAGGGTTTTTTGAAAAAAGCTACGAAGAAAGGGTCGGCCAAGGAGCCAAAGGCGGTCTCCATGCACCTCTCCACTTACTCATCAGAGGACGTCCGTCAGCGCTACCGCAAGGACCTGGACTCCTACTCCCAGGAGAGCAGCGGGAACGGCAGCATGTTACTGACGCCTGCGGTCATAGACTACCTCCATAGAGGGACTCAGAGTGAACCACTGAAGCGAGCTCACACGGTGCAAATCCTGGAGGAGGAAATCCAGGGTGCTTCTCTGAAGGAGGAGAAAAAGGAGGGGAAAAGGAAGGGCATCCTTGTCCGCATGTCCTCCACCTTCTCCAACTCTGGGGCGTCCATCCCGTGCATCACAGCAACAAGCCCAGATCTGGAGGACGTGTTTCAGTCGTCTCAGCCACAGAGTCCAGAATCAGAGAGCCAAACGCAGTCGTTTCAGGCAGCCTGGCCAGATCTGGAAGACCAG ACGGACCCTGGAGACCCCAGCCAGCCAACGCCCTccaacacatcacagacaaaggTCCGCTCTCGCAGTGTTCCACGAAAGCAGCATACCTCCCCCATCACCCCGGTAGTTAACCGCAGGGCTGCTGTGCACTGGCAGCctcagactccttcccctccccccCAGAACCATTGCCGCTATGGCCACCAGCCTATACCCAACGGCCTCTACCTTTCTGACAGTGACTCCAGCAGTGGTGGCAGTATAGACAGTCTACGTCTGGAGCTCCTGCCCTCGCGCGTGCCAGTCAGTGGGCAGAGGGAAGTGGGcaccctgcagagagagatgaatgCCCTCTTTGACCAAAAGATGAAGGAGATTCGCTGTAAATCGCCACTCTTTTTTTACG ATTACTCTACGCTATAG